Proteins from a genomic interval of Lolium perenne isolate Kyuss_39 chromosome 1, Kyuss_2.0, whole genome shotgun sequence:
- the LOC127297147 gene encoding uncharacterized protein yields the protein MRKVCPNLDREDGLDTVLEVPLPELHQEASSTVRSRRRRRTVKSWVRSHVDHQHRRDGTALASRADVQAMLGVMGAPLVPQPVHARKGMAGRDIKEEPLEVSKARYIVEQYVAAAGGEAALSAATSMYAMGKVRMSTSKGSAAKRGMGVGSGGAGEVSGGFVVWQKKPELWCVEMVVAGGTKMSAGSDGKVAWRQTPWQQAHASRGPPRPIRRCVQGLDPKSTADLFSSAAWVGEETVDSEDCFVLRVDAEVSALDARSTADVEVIRHALWGYFSQRTGLLVRLEDTHLLRMSTPSTHAEDGEDMYWETTMESSIRDYRPVDGINIAHAGRTVVTVSRFASAAGTVDDADARRRRPCTCMEETWSIEEVDFNIAGLSNECFLPPRDLLVSSSSKEQQRQKKLGHGATKGGARDAVVKAVDDSSDGAGCGIRASVAKKALVPVVTGLGWFGPVKVAAVDSLDAAEESKDSTCTSTT from the exons ATGAGGAAGGTGTGCCCCAACCTAGACCGGGAGGACGGCCTCGACACCGTGCTCGAGGTGCCGCTCCCCGAGCTCCACCAGGAGGCGTCGTCCACGGTCCgcagccggcgccggcgccgcacGGTCAAGTCGTGGGTGCGGTCGCACGTCGATCACCAGCACCGGCGTGATGGTACGGCGCTAGCTTCGCGGGCCGACGTGCAGGCCATGCTCGGCGTGATGGGCGCGCCGCTGGTTCCCCAGCCCGTGCATGCCAGGAAGGGCATGGCCGGACGTGACATCAAGGAGGAGCCCCTT GAGGTGTCCAAGGCGAGGTACATCGTGGAGCAGTACGTGGCGGCGGCCGGGGGTGAGGCGGCGCTGAGCGCAGCGACGAGCATGTACGCGATGGGGAAGGTGCGGATGAGCACATCCAAGGGCAGTGCAGCCAAGAGAGGAATGGGCGTCggcagcggcggcgccggcgaggtGTCCGGAGGGTTTGTGGTGTGGCAGAAGAAGCCCGAGCTGTGGTGCGTCGAGATGGTGGTGGCCGGCGGCACCAAAATGAGCGCCGGCAGCGACGGCAAGGTCGCCTGGCGCCAGACGCCGTGGCAGCAGGCCCACGCCTCCCGAGGCCCCCCGCGACCAATCCGCAGATGCGTACAG GGTTTGGACCCAAAGTCGACGGCGGACCTCTTCTCCAGCGCCGCGTGGGTCGGCGAGGAAACCGTGGACAGCGAGGACTGCTTCGTGCTGCGCGTCGACGCCGAGGTCTCCGCTCTGGACGCCCGGAGCACCGCCGACGTGGAGGTGATCCGGCACGCCCTGTGGGGCTACTTCAGCCAGCGCACCGGGCTGCTCGTCCGCCTCGAGGACACCCACCTGCTGCGCATGTCCACACCCTCGACCCATGCCGAAGACGGCGAGGACATGTACTGGGAGACCACCATGGAGTCCTCCATCCGCGACTACCGCCCCGTCGATGGCATCAACATCGCGCACGCCGGCCGCACCGTCGTCACCGTGTCCCGGTTCGCGAGCGCCGCCGGGACCGTGGACGACGCCGACGCGCGCAGGAGGAGGCCCTGCACGTGCATGGAGGAGACGTGGAGCATCGAGGAGGTGGACTTCAACATCGCCGGCCTCTCCAACGAGTGCTTCCTGCCTCCCAGGGACCTGCTTGTTAGCAGCAGCTCCAAAGAGCAGCAGCGGCAGAAGAAGCTGGGCCACGGGGCCACAAAGGGTGGTGCTCGGGACGCCGTCGTCAAGGCcgtcgacgacagcagcgacggtgCTGGCTGCGGCATCCGCGCGTCCGTCGCCAAGAAGGCGCTCGTTCCGGTCGTGACTGGACTAGGTTGGTTCGGTCCGGTCAAGGTTGCCGCCGTCGACAGCTTGGACGCCGCCGAGGAGTCGAAGGACTCCACGTGCACATCGACGACATGA